The following proteins come from a genomic window of Populus alba chromosome 12, ASM523922v2, whole genome shotgun sequence:
- the LOC118044567 gene encoding peroxidase 65, producing the protein MAFPLRVLLLLFLSIPFSESKSNLSFDYYKRSCPNFEKIVRETITTKQMSNPATAAGTLRLFFHDCMVEGCDASVFIASNSFNTAERDADVNLSLSGDGYEVVVRAKTTLELTCPKVVSCADILAVATRDLVTMVGGPYYKIRLGRKDGLVSKASRVEGNLPRSNMSMTHVINLFASKGFNVQEMVALTGGHTIGFSHCIEFSDRLYSYSKKHATDPELNSKFAAGLRNICANHTIDKTMSAFNDVFTPGKFDNMYFKNLPRGLGLLAYDHALVKDPRTKPFVELYATNQTVFFQDFSRAMQKLSIHGIKTAKNGEVRNRCDQFNSIQT; encoded by the coding sequence ATGGCTTTCCCTCTGCGTGTTCTTCTGCTTCTCTTCCTCTCCATTCCTTTCTCAGAGTCGAAGTCCAATCTCTCCTTTGATTACTACAAGAGATCATGCCCTAACTTCGAAAAGATTGTTCGTGAAACTATCACCACCAAACAAATGAGCAACCCTGCAACCGCGGCCGGCACTTTACGTCTCTTCTTTCATGACTGCATGGTTGAGGGATGTGATGCCTCAGTTTTCATAGCATCAAACTCATTCAACACCGCCGAGCGCGATGCAGACGTTAACCTCTCCCTGTCAGGGGATGGCTACGAGGTGGTGGTTAGGGCAAAGACTACACTTGAGCTAACTTGCCCTAAAGTCGTCTCCTGCGCGGACATCCTTGCAGTGGCCACACGTGATCTTGTCACCATGGTTGGAGGACCTTATTACAAAATCCGACTAGGACGTAAGGATGGTTTGGTCTCTAAGGCCTCCAGGGTAGAGGGAAATCTCCCCAGGAGCAACATGAGTATGACCCATGTGATCAATTTGTTTGCCTCCAAAGGATTCAATGTTCAAGAAATGGTTGCGTTAACAGGTGGTCACACCATTGGATTCTCTCATTGCATTGAATTCTCCGATAGGCTATACAGTTACAGCAAGAAACATGCAACTGATCCTGAACTCAACTCCAAGTTTGCAGCCGGATTGAGAAATATCTGTGCTAATCACACCATAGATAAAACCATGTCGGCCTTCAATGATGTGTTTACGCCAGGCAAGTTTGATAATATGTATTTCAAGAACTTGCCTAGGGGGCTGGGGCTTTTGGCATATGATCATGCCCTTGTTAAGGACCCGAGAACTAAGCCTTTTGTGGAGCTTTATGCAACAAACCAGACAGTTTTCTTCCAGGATTTCTCTCGTGCAATGCAGAAGCTTAGCATTCATGGTATCAAGACTGCAAAAAACGGAGAAGTGAGGAATAGGTGCGACCAGTTCAATTCAATCCAGACTTAG